A genomic window from Photobacterium gaetbulicola Gung47 includes:
- a CDS encoding protein-export membrane protein SecF (COG0341,COG0342) produces the protein MLITMKNATKWRHFTSVVSIILLIGSLVAISVKGLNWGLDFTGGIVTEIQTNSALTSHEINQQLDTELGQDISVIAAGEPGRWVLRYAIPEQGEAPDVSAAMHSLDAQLQVLNTSIVGPQVGQELAEQGGLALLIAILCILGYLSYRFEWRLASGSVFALAHDVIFVLGFFALTQMEFNLTVLAAVLAILGYSLNDSIIIADRIRELLMSKPDKPIEDINNEAIAATISRTMITSGTTLLTVGSLWLLGGGALEGFAIAMFIGILTGTWSSVSVGTALPELFKLNASHYKLEPVSQEP, from the coding sequence ATGTTGATTACTATGAAAAATGCAACAAAATGGCGCCACTTCACGAGTGTCGTCTCGATTATTTTGCTGATTGGCTCTTTGGTCGCTATTTCGGTTAAAGGCCTGAACTGGGGGTTGGATTTCACCGGTGGTATCGTCACGGAAATCCAAACGAACAGTGCGCTAACCAGCCACGAAATCAACCAGCAGCTTGATACCGAGCTGGGTCAGGATATCAGTGTCATCGCGGCCGGCGAGCCGGGACGCTGGGTCTTGCGTTATGCCATTCCCGAGCAAGGCGAAGCGCCGGATGTTTCCGCCGCAATGCACAGTCTTGATGCGCAGCTTCAGGTGCTAAATACCAGTATTGTTGGCCCGCAGGTTGGGCAAGAGTTGGCGGAGCAGGGCGGCCTGGCTCTGCTGATTGCAATACTGTGTATCCTTGGCTACCTGAGTTATCGCTTCGAGTGGCGCCTGGCGTCGGGTTCGGTGTTTGCCCTGGCGCATGACGTTATTTTCGTCCTGGGCTTCTTCGCCCTGACCCAGATGGAGTTCAACCTGACGGTGCTGGCCGCTGTTTTGGCTATTTTGGGTTACTCGTTAAATGACTCGATTATCATTGCCGACCGTATCCGAGAGTTGTTGATGTCAAAACCGGACAAGCCGATTGAAGACATCAATAACGAAGCGATAGCGGCGACGATTTCCCGCACCATGATCACGTCGGGTACGACACTGCTGACTGTCGGCTCTCTGTGGCTATTGGGAGGTGGGGCGCTGGAAGGGTTTGCCATTGCGATGTTCATCGGTATTTTGACGGGCACCTGGTCTTCGGTCTCGGTCGGCACCGCGCTGCCAGAGTTGTTTAAACTCAATGCGTCACACTACAAGCTGGAGCCGGTTTCACAAGAGCCGTAA
- a CDS encoding preprotein translocase subunit SecD (COG0342), with the protein MRKKAPQRLINHYPAWKYVVLIVTLVVMMLSAIPTWYGEDAAVEVSAKGVPVPDVVQLQHTLKQHDIAVKRIDQQSDNTLVVLADESQQTAARTVLAEAMGPNSDSQLTLAMTPAAPVWLQSMGFAPIKLGLDLRGGVQFLLDVDMNQVYQAQAELLQDELRQEFRQQGIRNTRIESVASDTLLVRLPNSEANGKVRQFIRQNYPQWQVTNESGHGVKLALKADEQTQLRNLTVQQNLQTMRSRIEELGITEALVQRQGENRIRIELPGVQDPAAAKSVIGATASLAFYPVRELGSGSTMTINDEHGNPVRVARKPILSGDHIVDARASFGEMGMAEVNINLDSAGGKIMSDFSRQNIGKPMATAFSEYSRDSEGNAVQESKIISVATIQSQLGNRFRITGAGSIQDAQQLALLLRAGSLTAPVTIVEERTIGPTLGAENIENGFAALALGMGLTLIFMALWYRRLGWVANVALIFNMVMLFGLLAMIPGAVLTLPGIAGLVLTVGMAVDTNVLIFERIRDKLREGRSLAQAIDRGFSSAFSTIFDANFTTMITAVVLYAIGNGPIQGFALTLGLGLLTSMFTGIFASRAIINLVWGRDARREVRI; encoded by the coding sequence ATGAGAAAAAAAGCCCCTCAGCGGTTAATCAACCATTACCCCGCTTGGAAGTATGTTGTCCTAATTGTCACATTGGTTGTGATGATGCTAAGCGCTATTCCGACCTGGTACGGCGAAGATGCTGCCGTAGAGGTTTCGGCCAAAGGAGTGCCGGTACCTGATGTTGTTCAACTGCAACACACCTTGAAGCAGCATGACATTGCGGTTAAGCGTATCGACCAGCAATCCGATAACACCTTGGTGGTGCTTGCCGATGAATCTCAGCAGACAGCTGCCCGTACTGTGCTGGCCGAGGCAATGGGGCCTAACAGCGATTCGCAGCTGACCTTGGCTATGACCCCGGCTGCGCCGGTATGGTTGCAGAGCATGGGCTTTGCGCCGATCAAGCTCGGCCTCGACCTTCGCGGCGGCGTGCAGTTCTTGCTAGATGTGGATATGAACCAAGTCTACCAGGCCCAGGCTGAACTGTTGCAAGATGAGCTGCGCCAGGAGTTTCGCCAGCAGGGGATCCGTAATACCCGCATCGAATCGGTCGCTTCGGATACCTTGCTTGTGCGCCTTCCAAACAGTGAGGCCAATGGCAAAGTTCGTCAGTTCATCCGTCAAAACTACCCTCAATGGCAAGTGACCAACGAGTCGGGCCATGGTGTGAAACTCGCCTTGAAAGCTGATGAGCAAACTCAGCTCAGAAACCTAACCGTTCAGCAAAACTTGCAAACGATGCGTAGCCGTATTGAAGAGTTGGGGATCACTGAAGCCTTGGTTCAGCGTCAGGGGGAAAACCGTATCCGCATTGAGCTGCCGGGGGTTCAAGACCCGGCTGCGGCAAAAAGTGTTATCGGTGCGACCGCCAGCTTGGCTTTCTACCCGGTCCGTGAACTGGGCAGCGGCAGTACGATGACAATCAATGATGAACACGGCAATCCGGTACGCGTAGCACGCAAGCCAATCCTGAGCGGTGATCATATCGTCGATGCCCGTGCCAGCTTTGGCGAAATGGGTATGGCCGAGGTGAACATCAACCTCGACAGCGCTGGCGGCAAGATCATGTCTGACTTTTCGCGTCAGAACATCGGCAAGCCAATGGCGACCGCGTTCAGTGAATACAGCCGCGATAGCGAGGGCAATGCGGTACAGGAAAGCAAGATCATCAGTGTCGCGACCATCCAGAGCCAACTGGGTAACCGCTTCCGTATCACCGGTGCAGGCTCTATCCAGGACGCTCAGCAATTGGCATTGCTGCTGCGTGCCGGCTCGCTGACTGCTCCTGTTACCATTGTTGAAGAGCGAACTATCGGCCCAACTCTAGGGGCGGAGAATATTGAGAATGGTTTTGCGGCACTGGCACTGGGCATGGGCCTGACCTTGATTTTCATGGCACTGTGGTACCGACGCCTGGGCTGGGTAGCGAATGTTGCGCTGATCTTCAATATGGTGATGCTGTTTGGTCTGCTCGCCATGATCCCCGGAGCCGTGTTGACGTTGCCGGGTATCGCTGGTCTGGTGCTGACCGTCGGTATGGCGGTTGATACCAACGTACTTATTTTCGAGCGTATTCGCGACAAGCTCAGGGAGGGCCGTAGCCTGGCCCAGGCCATAGACCGTGGTTTCAGCAGTGCTTTTAGCACTATTTTCGATGCCAACTTCACCACGATGATCACTGCCGTTGTGCTATACGCCATCGGTAATGGCCCGATTCAAGGCTTTGCCCTGACTCTGGGGCTCGGCCTGTTGACCAGTATGTTTACCGGTATTTTTGCTTCCCGCGCCATTATTAATCTGGTATGGGGTCGTGATGCTCGACGTGAGGTGCGAATTTAA
- a CDS encoding 3-hydroxyisobutyrate dehydrogenase (COG2084), protein MTSHKIAFIGLGTMGFPMAGHLANAGHHVTVFNRTTAKAEKWVETYAGSYALTPAAAAEGADFVFTCVGNDDDLRQVYCGEDGILASAKPGAILIDNTTASAEVAKEIAEQAQGCQLSFLDAPVSGGEAGAVNGCLTVMVGGDSKVFELAKPVIDCFAKAATLMGGVGYGQITKMANQLCIAGILQGLSEAITLAKAAGLDIAQMTEVLKHGAAGSWQLENRAQTMAEDKFDFGFAIDWMRKDLGICFDAAEKLGIDLPLAKQVDQEYAELQQRGFNRADTSVLIKQFDK, encoded by the coding sequence ATGACATCACACAAAATCGCATTTATTGGACTGGGCACCATGGGCTTCCCGATGGCTGGACACCTTGCCAATGCTGGCCACCATGTAACCGTTTTTAACCGCACCACTGCCAAGGCCGAAAAATGGGTTGAAACCTACGCCGGCAGCTATGCATTAACACCTGCAGCCGCGGCCGAAGGGGCCGATTTTGTCTTTACCTGCGTCGGCAACGATGATGATTTACGCCAAGTATATTGTGGCGAAGATGGCATCCTGGCTTCAGCAAAGCCTGGCGCCATTCTTATCGACAACACGACCGCCTCTGCTGAGGTCGCCAAAGAAATTGCCGAGCAGGCCCAAGGTTGCCAGCTCAGCTTCCTTGATGCACCGGTTTCCGGGGGAGAGGCCGGTGCCGTAAATGGCTGCCTGACGGTGATGGTGGGCGGGGATAGCAAGGTGTTTGAACTAGCCAAGCCGGTAATAGACTGTTTTGCCAAAGCCGCAACCCTGATGGGCGGGGTCGGCTATGGTCAAATCACCAAGATGGCTAACCAACTCTGTATTGCAGGGATTCTGCAGGGCCTATCCGAGGCTATTACCTTGGCGAAAGCAGCAGGACTGGATATCGCCCAGATGACCGAAGTCCTCAAGCATGGTGCGGCCGGGTCATGGCAGCTTGAAAACCGCGCTCAAACCATGGCTGAAGATAAATTTGACTTCGGCTTTGCCATCGACTGGATGCGAAAAGATCTGGGCATTTGCTTTGACGCTGCCGAGAAACTCGGTATTGATCTCCCCCTTGCCAAGCAAGTCGACCAAGAGTATGCCGAACTACAACAGCGTGGCTTCAACCGCGCGGATACTTCGGTGCTTATCAAACAATTTGATAAGTAA
- a CDS encoding putative xanthine dehydrogenase, XdhA subunit (COG4630) produces MITFLLNQELREEKRLSPNMTVLNYLRTCVNRTGTKEGCGSGNCGTCTVVLAELTGDDQLLYRAVNACTVFVSALHGKQLITVEALKDQDGALHPVQQALVDCHGSQCGFCTPGIVMSVFSLIKNTSQPSRQQAIEALSGNLCRCTGYQPILNAALSLAQSQTIKDQFSEQEQSTIAKLTSLRHEPGYLSVESLSCDIPSTTDALAKLLEDKPQARLIAGSTDMAMEVTQQHNKIDALIDISHVSEMKTITEDDDRLIIGANVPLSDCRDRLKQYYPDFGDLLGRFASQQIRNQATLGGNIATASPIGDSLPLLIALNACLNLRQGSTTRHLPLEQTFTGYRQTALQPSEFIESISIPKPGDLIFHCYKVSKRLNDDISTVCAGFNIGIANGVVTSARIAYGGMAEIPKRAAHCEQHLLGSPWDKSTIEGAMLALDSDFTPLSDFRASARYRRQIAANLLYRFFIEQQNGQIDTRVTTYG; encoded by the coding sequence TTGATCACGTTCTTACTCAATCAGGAGTTGCGCGAGGAAAAGCGGTTATCGCCAAATATGACAGTGCTCAATTACCTACGCACTTGTGTCAACAGAACCGGCACCAAGGAAGGCTGCGGATCGGGCAATTGCGGAACCTGCACCGTAGTACTGGCCGAGTTAACCGGTGATGACCAGTTGCTCTACCGTGCCGTCAACGCCTGCACGGTATTTGTCTCGGCGCTGCATGGCAAGCAGTTGATCACCGTCGAAGCGTTAAAAGACCAGGACGGAGCCCTCCACCCCGTCCAGCAGGCACTGGTAGATTGCCATGGCTCACAATGCGGTTTTTGCACGCCTGGAATCGTCATGTCAGTGTTTTCACTTATCAAGAACACTTCCCAGCCAAGCCGCCAGCAGGCTATCGAGGCGCTATCGGGCAACCTTTGCCGCTGCACTGGGTACCAACCCATCCTCAATGCCGCCCTGTCGCTGGCGCAAAGCCAAACGATCAAGGATCAATTTAGTGAGCAGGAGCAATCCACTATCGCCAAGCTCACCAGCCTCCGCCATGAGCCGGGTTATCTGTCGGTCGAGAGCCTAAGCTGCGATATTCCCTCGACAACCGATGCACTGGCCAAACTACTGGAGGACAAACCGCAGGCCCGACTCATTGCCGGTAGCACCGATATGGCAATGGAAGTGACCCAGCAACATAACAAGATTGATGCCCTTATCGACATCAGCCACGTATCAGAGATGAAAACCATCACTGAAGATGACGATAGGCTGATCATCGGCGCCAACGTACCGCTCAGCGACTGCCGTGATCGCCTCAAACAATACTACCCGGACTTCGGCGATCTGCTCGGTCGCTTTGCCTCACAGCAGATCCGCAACCAGGCAACCCTTGGCGGCAATATCGCCACCGCTTCACCGATCGGTGACAGCTTACCGCTGTTAATAGCCCTCAATGCCTGCCTCAACCTGCGTCAGGGCAGCACGACTCGTCACCTCCCACTTGAACAAACTTTTACTGGATATCGGCAAACCGCTCTGCAGCCTTCCGAGTTTATCGAAAGTATTAGCATACCCAAGCCAGGAGATTTGATTTTCCATTGCTACAAGGTCTCAAAGCGCCTCAACGACGACATTTCAACTGTCTGTGCCGGCTTCAATATCGGCATTGCCAATGGGGTGGTCACCTCCGCGCGGATCGCATACGGCGGCATGGCCGAGATACCCAAGCGAGCGGCACACTGCGAACAGCACCTGCTGGGCAGCCCGTGGGACAAAAGCACCATCGAAGGCGCGATGCTCGCCCTGGACTCAGATTTCACGCCTTTATCGGATTTCAGGGCCAGCGCGCGCTATCGTCGCCAGATAGCCGCCAACCTGCTTTACCGATTTTTCATCGAACAGCAAAACGGTCAAATCGACACTAGGGTGACCACTTATGGCTAA
- a CDS encoding putative xanthine dehydrogenase, XdhB subunit (COG4631): MANQNRPANTDVSKAGSDLHSGIGHSLQHESARKHATGEAVFVDDRLDLQDQLHLYARLSPHAHARIAALDVRPCYEFDGVALAVTSKDIPGEIDIGTIFPGDPLLADAVVEYIGQPVLIVAADAPETAYRAAQAAIIEYEELPATLGIKQALEKKQLVCDKRWQRRGDAKAALARARHKIEGEINIGGQEHFYMEPQASQAVPTEDGGMTVYASTQNPSDVQRQVAKVLGTQMCNVVVDTRRIGGGFGGKETQAAGPACMAAVVSHLTGRPAKICLYRQEDMLMTGKRHPFYNRYTVGFDDSGVIEGIELTLASNCGYSPDLSAAIMDRAMFHSDNAYYLGDVTIDGYCCRTNIASNTACRGFGAPQAMVTIETVMDQIASYLGKDPLEVRKRNFYQDDNGHNTTHYYQPVRHNLLHAVTEQLETSSNYHARRQAIAEFNRNSPILKRGLAITPIKFGISFTASFLNQAGALIHLYTDGSIHLNHGGTEMGQGLNTKIAQVVAEEFQVDIAQIQISATRTDKVPNTSATAASSGADLNGKAAQNAARTLKQRLITFASEHFHTHEQKIAFRNGAVHIGENVLPFKEFIELAYLNQIALSSTGFYRTPEVHYDESQARGRPFFYYVFGAACSEVIVDTLTGEYKVLRVDICHDVGSSLNPAIDRGQIEGGFIQGMGWLTTEELIWDDKGKLITDGPSNYKIPTIADIPSDFRVSLLENNHNPEQTIFHSKAVGEPPFMLAISVVGALKHAISSTSESGTLPELDTPVTSERVLRAISQLQASNQNSTTANNASPTKSSQ, translated from the coding sequence ATGGCTAATCAAAACCGTCCTGCCAACACCGATGTATCGAAAGCAGGGTCTGACTTACACTCGGGGATTGGCCATAGCCTCCAACACGAAAGTGCAAGGAAACATGCCACCGGCGAAGCCGTCTTTGTTGATGACCGCCTCGACCTGCAGGATCAGCTCCACCTCTATGCCCGGCTGAGCCCCCACGCCCACGCCAGGATCGCCGCACTGGATGTCCGCCCGTGCTATGAGTTCGACGGCGTTGCACTCGCGGTCACCAGCAAGGATATTCCAGGCGAGATAGATATCGGTACCATCTTTCCCGGAGACCCGCTGCTTGCCGACGCCGTAGTGGAATATATCGGCCAGCCAGTGCTGATCGTGGCCGCCGATGCGCCGGAGACCGCCTACCGGGCCGCACAAGCGGCTATCATCGAATATGAGGAATTACCGGCAACACTCGGCATCAAGCAAGCGCTGGAAAAAAAGCAATTAGTCTGCGACAAACGTTGGCAACGCAGGGGCGACGCCAAGGCCGCCCTCGCCAGGGCCCGCCATAAAATCGAGGGGGAAATCAATATTGGAGGCCAAGAACACTTCTATATGGAACCCCAGGCCAGCCAAGCTGTGCCGACAGAAGACGGCGGCATGACCGTCTATGCGTCGACCCAAAACCCGAGTGATGTCCAGCGACAAGTCGCCAAGGTCCTCGGCACCCAGATGTGCAATGTCGTGGTCGATACCCGCCGCATTGGCGGTGGCTTTGGCGGGAAAGAAACCCAGGCCGCAGGACCGGCCTGTATGGCGGCGGTTGTCTCCCACCTCACCGGGCGTCCGGCCAAAATCTGCCTCTACCGCCAAGAAGATATGCTGATGACCGGCAAGCGCCACCCCTTCTACAACCGCTACACTGTCGGCTTTGACGACAGCGGCGTCATAGAGGGAATAGAACTTACCCTAGCCAGCAACTGCGGCTATTCACCCGATCTCTCGGCCGCCATCATGGACCGGGCCATGTTCCACAGTGACAATGCCTATTACCTTGGTGATGTCACTATTGATGGCTATTGCTGCCGGACCAATATTGCCTCCAATACCGCCTGCCGTGGCTTCGGGGCGCCTCAGGCCATGGTGACCATAGAAACTGTCATGGACCAAATCGCCAGCTACCTCGGCAAAGATCCGCTCGAAGTTCGCAAGCGTAACTTCTATCAAGACGATAACGGACACAACACAACCCACTACTATCAACCCGTTCGGCATAACCTTCTGCATGCTGTTACCGAGCAACTCGAAACCAGCAGCAACTACCATGCTCGACGCCAGGCTATCGCAGAGTTCAACCGGAACAGTCCGATCCTGAAGAGAGGGCTGGCAATCACTCCGATAAAATTTGGAATCTCCTTCACCGCCTCTTTCCTCAACCAAGCTGGCGCCCTGATCCACCTCTATACGGACGGCAGTATTCATCTCAATCATGGCGGTACAGAAATGGGACAGGGGCTAAATACAAAAATCGCCCAAGTCGTAGCAGAGGAATTCCAGGTCGATATCGCCCAGATCCAAATCAGTGCCACCCGAACCGATAAGGTCCCCAACACCTCGGCGACAGCCGCTTCTTCCGGTGCCGACTTAAATGGCAAAGCGGCGCAAAATGCCGCCAGAACCCTCAAGCAGCGGCTGATCACCTTTGCAAGTGAGCACTTCCACACTCATGAACAGAAAATCGCCTTTCGCAACGGCGCCGTCCACATTGGAGAAAACGTTTTACCATTCAAAGAGTTTATCGAACTGGCTTACCTCAACCAGATCGCGTTATCAAGTACGGGGTTCTACCGCACACCAGAGGTCCACTACGACGAAAGCCAGGCTCGCGGCCGCCCCTTCTTCTACTATGTCTTCGGGGCAGCCTGCAGCGAAGTTATCGTCGATACCCTCACTGGCGAGTATAAAGTCCTGAGGGTTGATATCTGCCATGATGTCGGCTCATCATTGAACCCGGCTATCGACAGAGGTCAGATCGAAGGCGGCTTTATCCAAGGAATGGGATGGTTAACGACCGAGGAGCTCATCTGGGACGACAAAGGCAAGCTGATAACGGATGGCCCATCCAACTACAAGATCCCGACGATTGCCGATATCCCTAGCGACTTTCGTGTCAGCCTGCTGGAAAACAACCACAACCCAGAGCAGACCATCTTTCACTCCAAGGCCGTCGGAGAGCCCCCGTTCATGCTGGCAATTTCAGTAGTGGGGGCACTAAAACACGCTATTTCATCGACCTCGGAGAGCGGTACTCTTCCCGAACTTGACACACCGGTCACCTCGGAGCGGGTACTCCGGGCAATCAGCCAACTGCAAGCCAGCAACCAAAACTCAACAACAGCAAACAACGCCAGCCCGACAAAGAGCTCCCAATAG
- a CDS encoding xanthine dehydrogenase accessory factor XdhC (COG1975) — protein MSGDNWIHELARLDELGEPCVMVTVLDEQGSVPRTAGTKMLVTRDEVFATIGGGHLEYKAVEIAREMLLAGNSQLKTERFPLSARLGQCCGGIATLCFEPIVQHHYHLALFGAGHVAKAVVNTLSSLPFEISWIDQRESIFPARLPSRVTKIISDDPVAEVRALPAGSYYLVMTHSHQLDLMLAQAILRRQDIAYFGLIGSDTKCKRFCYQLSQRGFSQHDINRMICPVGLSEVGGKHPAEIAISIAAQLIANYQASQPHQINKQE, from the coding sequence ATGAGTGGCGATAACTGGATCCATGAACTGGCCCGCCTTGATGAACTGGGTGAACCCTGCGTGATGGTCACCGTACTGGATGAGCAAGGCTCGGTGCCGCGCACTGCCGGAACAAAAATGCTGGTGACCCGCGATGAAGTCTTTGCCACCATCGGAGGCGGCCACCTGGAGTATAAAGCCGTTGAGATAGCCCGAGAGATGCTGCTTGCCGGAAATTCCCAGCTCAAGACCGAACGCTTCCCCCTCAGCGCTCGGCTCGGCCAGTGCTGCGGGGGAATAGCCACGCTTTGCTTCGAGCCCATTGTACAGCACCACTACCATCTCGCGCTGTTCGGTGCCGGCCACGTCGCAAAAGCGGTCGTGAATACCCTCTCCTCACTGCCCTTTGAGATCAGTTGGATCGACCAGCGTGAGTCAATCTTTCCGGCTCGACTTCCATCCAGGGTTACAAAGATCATCAGTGATGACCCGGTCGCGGAAGTCAGGGCGCTCCCTGCAGGCAGCTATTATCTGGTGATGACCCACAGCCACCAGCTTGATCTCATGCTGGCACAAGCCATTCTCCGGCGTCAGGATATTGCTTATTTTGGCTTGATAGGCTCTGACACCAAATGCAAAAGGTTCTGCTACCAGCTAAGCCAGCGAGGCTTTAGCCAACATGACATCAACCGGATGATCTGTCCTGTTGGGCTGAGTGAAGTTGGGGGGAAACATCCGGCAGAGATTGCAATATCCATTGCCGCCCAGCTCATTGCCAACTACCAGGCCAGCCAACCCCACCAGATAAACAAGCAAGAATGA
- a CDS encoding xanthine/uracil permease (COG2233) translates to MKLLYTLNQRPPLGLSLILAIQHLLASIGGIVTVPLVVGTAVGLPPAEVVALINASLFVSGVATIIQCIGIGPVGIRLPVVMGSSFAFLGVAIAIGKEEGIASIMGAALVGSLLVIAASFYMDKIRRLFPSVVSGVVVTLIGLTILPVAIKWISGTAEDSAEFASLGKLLLAALSLAIVVLVTVFGRGSLAAAAIFFGLAGGYLLALGLGMVELHHVTQASWFGRPVPLKYGLHFSWGAILSMSLVYIVVIAEATGDFIALGRNCHTEISGDDLKRGLLGDGLGSSLAALLTAMPLASFSQNVGIVSITGVASRFVVAMTGGLLILSSLFPKFAALAVTIPKPVIGGVGLVMFGMIAYTGIRILSKAQDTKRNALIVCIGLASGLAVIFEPRLLHQLPDELATFFHSGIATGTIVTVILNAVLPQSDTEG, encoded by the coding sequence ATGAAACTACTCTATACCCTCAACCAGCGCCCCCCTCTGGGGCTGTCGCTGATACTGGCTATCCAGCACTTGCTAGCCTCCATCGGCGGCATTGTGACCGTACCTCTGGTCGTCGGCACCGCCGTCGGACTCCCCCCGGCGGAAGTGGTTGCCCTGATCAATGCTTCGCTGTTTGTTTCTGGCGTCGCGACCATTATCCAGTGCATCGGTATCGGTCCTGTCGGGATCCGCTTACCGGTTGTTATGGGGTCTAGTTTTGCCTTTCTGGGGGTTGCCATTGCCATCGGCAAGGAAGAAGGGATCGCCAGCATTATGGGCGCAGCACTTGTCGGATCGCTGCTGGTCATTGCCGCCAGCTTTTATATGGACAAAATTCGTCGGCTCTTTCCATCGGTGGTAAGCGGCGTAGTGGTCACTCTCATCGGGCTGACCATCTTGCCTGTTGCTATCAAATGGATAAGCGGTACTGCAGAGGACAGCGCTGAGTTTGCCTCCTTGGGCAAGCTGCTATTGGCGGCTCTCTCACTGGCCATTGTGGTTTTGGTCACTGTCTTCGGAAGGGGAAGCTTGGCCGCTGCCGCCATTTTCTTCGGACTTGCTGGCGGCTACCTCCTTGCTCTTGGGCTGGGAATGGTCGAACTGCACCACGTCACACAGGCCTCTTGGTTCGGCCGGCCAGTTCCCCTGAAGTACGGCCTGCATTTTTCATGGGGCGCAATCTTAAGCATGAGTCTGGTATACATCGTTGTGATTGCGGAAGCCACCGGTGACTTCATTGCGCTAGGCCGAAACTGCCACACGGAAATCTCTGGTGACGATCTCAAACGCGGCTTACTCGGGGACGGCCTTGGCAGCAGCCTTGCCGCCTTACTCACCGCCATGCCTCTCGCCTCTTTTAGCCAAAATGTCGGGATTGTCAGTATTACCGGCGTTGCCAGCCGGTTTGTCGTGGCAATGACTGGCGGACTGCTAATCCTCTCCAGCCTTTTCCCCAAATTTGCCGCCCTTGCAGTCACCATTCCCAAACCAGTGATTGGCGGTGTTGGCTTGGTGATGTTTGGGATGATCGCGTATACCGGGATCCGAATCCTAAGCAAAGCCCAAGACACCAAACGCAATGCACTGATAGTCTGTATTGGCCTGGCCTCGGGTTTGGCCGTTATCTTTGAGCCGCGGCTGCTGCACCAGTTACCCGATGAACTGGCAACGTTTTTTCACTCAGGCATTGCCACCGGCACTATCGTCACGGTCATATTGAATGCGGTTTTACCGCAATCCGATACGGAAGGGTGA
- a CDS encoding putative NupC family protein (permease) (COG1972), translating to MQLLISLAGILVLVLCAYALSENRKAINWRTVGGALLLQASFAALVLYIPVGQKMLGAMSSGVASVLGFADEGIKFLFGDLATSGFIFAIRVLPLVIFISALISLLYYLGVMQWIIKVIGGGIQRALGTSRAESLVATGNIFLSQGESPLLVKPFLPQMTRSELFAVMTGGMASVAGSVLGGYAGLGVELKYLIAASFMAAPGSLMMAKLLVPEQSVAVEQTDIEMAKSDHSNAIDALAAGAMNGMKVAVAIGTMLIAFVSVIAMANAGLEMVGSWVGFESLTLQGVLGYLFSPLAFVIGVPASEMLQAGAFIGQKMILNEFVAFLDFVSIKETLSQHSQVIITFALCGFANIGSIAIQIGSIGVMAPERRGDVASLGIKAVLAATLANLMSAALAGIFISL from the coding sequence ATGCAGTTGTTAATTAGTTTGGCCGGTATCTTGGTACTGGTATTGTGCGCGTACGCGCTATCTGAAAACCGTAAAGCAATCAACTGGCGCACGGTTGGTGGGGCGTTGTTGTTACAGGCCAGCTTTGCTGCCTTGGTCTTGTATATTCCCGTTGGGCAAAAGATGCTGGGGGCAATGAGTAGTGGTGTTGCTAGCGTATTGGGTTTTGCCGATGAAGGGATCAAGTTCCTGTTTGGTGATCTAGCTACTTCCGGTTTTATCTTTGCTATTCGCGTCCTTCCTCTTGTTATCTTCATTAGTGCTCTTATCTCCCTTCTTTACTACCTCGGTGTGATGCAATGGATCATCAAAGTGATTGGTGGTGGTATTCAGCGTGCGCTGGGTACAAGCCGTGCCGAATCACTGGTTGCCACGGGTAATATTTTCCTGTCGCAGGGTGAATCGCCGCTGTTGGTGAAACCGTTCCTACCGCAAATGACTCGTTCAGAACTGTTCGCCGTCATGACTGGTGGTATGGCGTCGGTTGCCGGTAGCGTATTGGGCGGTTACGCGGGTCTTGGTGTTGAGCTTAAGTATCTAATTGCCGCGAGCTTTATGGCTGCGCCGGGCAGCTTGATGATGGCTAAACTGCTGGTTCCAGAGCAAAGCGTTGCCGTTGAGCAAACTGATATTGAAATGGCGAAAAGTGATCACAGCAATGCGATTGATGCGCTAGCTGCAGGTGCCATGAACGGTATGAAAGTCGCGGTGGCTATCGGTACTATGCTGATTGCTTTTGTCAGTGTGATTGCGATGGCGAATGCCGGCCTTGAAATGGTAGGTTCTTGGGTTGGTTTCGAAAGCCTGACGCTGCAGGGTGTTCTTGGTTACCTATTCTCGCCGTTGGCCTTTGTGATCGGCGTTCCTGCTTCTGAAATGCTACAGGCTGGCGCGTTCATCGGTCAGAAAATGATCCTGAACGAGTTTGTTGCCTTCCTAGACTTCGTCAGCATTAAAGAGACTCTTTCACAGCATAGCCAGGTGATTATCACGTTTGCTCTGTGTGGCTTCGCTAACATTGGTTCAATCGCTATCCAGATTGGCTCTATTGGCGTGATGGCCCCTGAGCGTCGCGGTGATGTGGCAAGCCTAGGTATTAAAGCTGTACTGGCTGCGACACTGGCTAACCTGATGAGTGCGGCGTTGGCTGGTATCTTTATCAGCCTGTAA